In Oncorhynchus clarkii lewisi isolate Uvic-CL-2024 chromosome 2, UVic_Ocla_1.0, whole genome shotgun sequence, one DNA window encodes the following:
- the LOC139383247 gene encoding probable ribosome biogenesis protein RLP24 encodes MKKVEEIKQKQQAKFIMNRRKKGKQLEKEEAISEVKKNIHLIKAPHAGQAKQLEEKMWKWVMINVLLSMWLVSTTHISVCCV; translated from the exons ATGAAGAAGGTGGAAGAGATCAAACAGAAACAACAGGCAAAGTTTATCATGAACCG GCGGAAGAAGGGCAAACAGTTGGAGAAGGAAGAGGCCATAAGCGAAGTGAAGAAGAATATTCACCTCATCAAAGCACCTCATGCAG GCCAAGCCAAACAGCTGGAAGAGAAGATGTGGAAATGGGTAATGATTAACGTGTTGCTTTCGATGTGGTTGGTTTCAACAACTCATATTTCTGTTTGCTGTGTTTGA
- the LOC139383254 gene encoding cAMP-regulated phosphoprotein 19-like: MSEEIEGTRPAVGEAAHEEQQEMDDTVLSPEKAEEVKLKARFPHLGAKPGGSDLLRKRIQKGQKFFDSGDYNMAKAKVKNKQQLPAVTPAEKAEITGDHIPTPQDIPQRKPSIVASKLAG, from the exons ATGTCCGAGGAGATTGAAGGAACAAGGCCTGCCGTCGGGGAGGCAGCCCACGAGGAACAGCAG GAGATGGATGACACAGTCCTCAGCCCGGAGAAGGCAGAGGAGGTGAAACTCAAGGCCAGGTTCCCTCATCTTGGAGCCAAGCCTGGGGGCTCTGACCTGCTCCGGAAACGGATTCAGAAAGGG CAAAAGTTCTTTGACTCTGGGGACTACAACATGGCCAAGGCTAAGGTGAAGAACAAGCAGCAGCTCCCTGCAGTGACGCCGGCTGAGAAGGCAGAGATAACCGGGGACCACATCCCCACACCCCAGGACATCCCCCAGAGGAAGCCCTCCATCGTGGCCAGCAAACTGGCTGGCTGA